The DNA region TCGTCGCCCGCTACCGTGACGGCTACCGGAAAATCAACGGCTGCGCGAAAGAAGCGCCGCTGCTGGGGACCCGAACCCGCCGGTTGTTCTGTGCTCACGCTCGATCACGCTTCTCTCGCGAAAGCGAACCGCCCTGCACTGCGCGCGCCGCAAAAAGCGCACCTAACACCGCATGTTCCGCCACAACGCCGCCCTGCAGATAGACTTCGAACGGCTCGCGCAGCGGCGCATCGCACGATAACTCGATGGTCGCTCCACTGATAAACGACCCGCTGGACATAACGACCGGCTCCGCATAACCGGGCACACTCCCAGGTTCGGGACGAAACCGTGCGTTGACCGGCAGCGCCGACTGCAATCCTTGCGCGAACAGACGGATGCTGCGAGCGGAACCTAAACGGATCGCCTGCACGATGTCGGTGCGCGCAGCGCCCGCGGCCGGATCGACGGGATAGCCGAGTTCGTCGAACAGCGCCGCCGCAAAATCGAGTCCGCGCAGACATTGTTCTACGATCAGCGGCGCCATGAAGAGCCCTTGCAGAAACGCGCGGCCGAAGCCGAGCGACGGTCCCAGCGCGTCGCCAAGGCCGGGTGCGTACAACCGATCGGCAACGCGCGCAACCAGGTCGCTCCGGCCAATCACGTAGCCGCCGGCGGGGGCCAAAGATCCGCCGAGATTTTTTATCAGCGATCCGATAGCCAGATCGGCTCCGATATGCGTCGGCTCACGGTCTTCGACGAGTTCGCCGTAGCAGTTGTCAACGATGATGGCGACGTCGGGGCGCTTCTTCTTGATCTGTGCAAAAAGCGAGGCGCACTCCGCGATCGAAAGCGAGGGCCGCGGCGCGTATCCGCGCGATCGCTGCACGAACACGGCAGCGACATCCTTGTCATGGTGAGGTATCGGGTTGTCATCCTGAGCCTGTCGAAGGGCACCCTGAGGTATCGAAGGGTCGAGCTCCTTATACTGCATGCCCGCACGCACGAGCGAATTCGGCGCGTCCGCGATAGCATTGCGCAGCGTGTCATATGGCCGGCCGGTGAGGCTGAGCAGCGTTTTTCCCGGCGGCACGCACGCGGCGATCGCAGTAACGATCGCGTGCGTGCCGCTGACGAACGACAGACGCGCCAGCGCCCGTTCGGCGCCGAAGATCCGCGCGAGGAGCGCCTCGTATTTGGCGCGCGCCGCGTCGTCGTATCCATAGCCGAGCGTTCCGGAAAAATCGCTTTCAGTGACGCCTTCTTCCAAGAAAGCCGCCATCACGTTGGCTTTCACGCGCTCCTGCGCAGCGTAGGGTATACCGGCAACGCGTTCTTGCGCGCGCAGCGCAGCTTCGCGAACGGGCCCGGCCACTCCGAAACGCTCGCACAGCAGCTGGACGTTCACGCGGTGGCGGCCTCGTGTTGCTCGTACGCGCGAACGAAAGGAAAGTAGAGCACCGTCGCCAGCGCGATGTTGACCACCACCAGCACGACGGCACGCCAGTCCAGCGTCGCCAGAAAGACCGCCAGCGGCGAGGGCACCGCCGCCGGAATGTACGTATACGCGCGTGCGACCAAGCCGTTCGCGGTTGCGAAATACGCGACGGTTGCCGTTATCAGCGGCACGCCGACAAACGGAACTATCAGAAATGGATTCAAGACGATCGGCAGTCCGAACAGCAGCGGCTCGTTGATGTTGCAAAGCGCCGGCAGAATCGTGGCTCTGGCCAACAGCCGCAAGCGAGGCGCGCGGCTAAAAAACAGCAGAAATGCAATCGGCAGCGTCGCGCCCGCTCCGCCGGGAAAGATAAAGAGAAACAGCGAGACGACCACGATGTGCGGCAGCGGCATGTGGTGGATAAAGGCGTCGGTATTTTGCACTTGGAGCGCGAGATAGAGCGGCGTCACGACCGCCGCCAGCGTCGCCGGACCGTGAATGCCGATAATCCACAACGCCGTCTCGAGCGCGACGATCGTCATCAGCGCCGGATACGAATCGCCCAACCTTCCGAGCGGTGCGAACCATGCGGTCAGTTCATTCGCGGGCGATACGTGCAGGGCAAAGATCGCCGCAAGCACGGCGAGCACCAGGATCGCTCCGAGCGCTTGTCCGCGGATGCCCGCGCGGCGGCCGAGCGAGCATGCTCCGGCGACCAGCAGCGCCAGCACGATCGCCAGAAACAGCGCGACGCCGCCGAGCGTTTTCAAATACGCGATCGGCTGATCGAAAGAAAACGGCCGCGGAAGCGCCAGGGCAAAAGCGACGACCGTCACGCCGACGACGAGCCCGCGCATCAGCTGTAAGTGCAGGGCCAAGCGATACGAGAGAATGATCGCCAGGGCAATGCCCATCACGCCGAACGCCGGCAACTCGGCCGCGACCAGCCGCTGCAAGAACGAGCCCGGCGCAAACGCCATCAAAACGGGCAGGGCCGCCAGCAACGCAAAAAAACTTCGCGGCAAGCTCTCGCGCACGGCGATCAGAGCGGGCAGATCGCCGAACGCGCGCAGCGCGGCTAGCAGTTAGATTTTTCGGACGACGGCTTCGACGCGTCCGACAACGGTGACATCGCTCGAGAAGATTGGCGCCATCTCCGGATTCTCCGGCTGCAGACGGATGCGCCCGTCTTCCTTATAAAAGCGTTTGACCGTTGCTTCGTCGTCTACCATAGCGACGACGATCTCGCCGTTTTCCGCACTCTTTTGCGGGCGGACGAGGAGTAAGTCCCCGTCGAGGATCGCGGCGCCGACCATCGAGTCGCCCTTCACTCGCAGCATGAACGCCTCCGAGGCGCGCGGCGCGAACGAGGCCGGCAAAACGAATTCACCCTCGATGTTCTCCTGCGCCGTGATGGGCACACCCGCGGCCACGCGGCCGATGATCGGCATGACGACGCTGTCGGGAGGATTAGCGCTCGAACTCTCGCTGCGTAAAGCGCGCGGTTTCGTGGGATCCCGCGTGATGTACCCGCGGCGTTCCAGGGTTTTGAGATGGGCGTGAATCGTTGACGACGATGAAAGGCCGACGCGTTCGCCTATCTCGCGGACCGACGGCGGGTAACCCCGCTCGGCCCGGAATTCCTCGATGACCTCGAGGATGCGCCTCTGGCGCTCGGTAGCTCCCTCCATGCAA from Candidatus Rubrimentiphilum sp. includes:
- a CDS encoding methionine gamma-lyase family protein, which encodes MNVQLLCERFGVAGPVREAALRAQERVAGIPYAAQERVKANVMAAFLEEGVTESDFSGTLGYGYDDAARAKYEALLARIFGAERALARLSFVSGTHAIVTAIAACVPPGKTLLSLTGRPYDTLRNAIADAPNSLVRAGMQYKELDPSIPQGALRQAQDDNPIPHHDKDVAAVFVQRSRGYAPRPSLSIAECASLFAQIKKKRPDVAIIVDNCYGELVEDREPTHIGADLAIGSLIKNLGGSLAPAGGYVIGRSDLVARVADRLYAPGLGDALGPSLGFGRAFLQGLFMAPLIVEQCLRGLDFAAALFDELGYPVDPAAGAARTDIVQAIRLGSARSIRLFAQGLQSALPVNARFRPEPGSVPGYAEPVVMSSGSFISGATIELSCDAPLREPFEVYLQGGVVAEHAVLGALFAARAVQGGSLSREKRDRA
- a CDS encoding PTS transporter subunit EIIC gives rise to the protein MLAALPVLMAFAPGSFLQRLVAAELPAFGVMGIALAIILSYRLALHLQLMRGLVVGVTVVAFALALPRPFSFDQPIAYLKTLGGVALFLAIVLALLVAGACSLGRRAGIRGQALGAILVLAVLAAIFALHVSPANELTAWFAPLGRLGDSYPALMTIVALETALWIIGIHGPATLAAVVTPLYLALQVQNTDAFIHHMPLPHIVVVSLFLFIFPGGAGATLPIAFLLFFSRAPRLRLLARATILPALCNINEPLLFGLPIVLNPFLIVPFVGVPLITATVAYFATANGLVARAYTYIPAAVPSPLAVFLATLDWRAVVLVVVNIALATVLYFPFVRAYEQHEAATA
- the lexA gene encoding transcriptional repressor LexA, encoding MEGATERQRRILEVIEEFRAERGYPPSVREIGERVGLSSSSTIHAHLKTLERRGYITRDPTKPRALRSESSSANPPDSVVMPIIGRVAAGVPITAQENIEGEFVLPASFAPRASEAFMLRVKGDSMVGAAILDGDLLLVRPQKSAENGEIVVAMVDDEATVKRFYKEDGRIRLQPENPEMAPIFSSDVTVVGRVEAVVRKI